In Brevibacillus brevis, a genomic segment contains:
- a CDS encoding HPP family protein, whose product MNFKIVVACVYIMIIYWLSLHVSFLDTLFFPTLGAFSLFFISRSFPFSEISRITLGAFISSVIGTLLFFIYPSSIMIFINVLLTIWLINKFKWNAPPIVGVSLIPFFSHSSHHLYIPLSVAAGMLGLMLFLYVAGRIEQKWADVFSFIGGNKAAAKSEKLDIAG is encoded by the coding sequence ATGAATTTTAAAATCGTTGTTGCTTGTGTGTATATCATGATCATCTATTGGCTTTCTTTGCATGTTTCCTTTCTGGATACATTATTTTTTCCTACATTGGGGGCATTCAGCCTATTTTTCATCTCGCGTTCATTCCCTTTTTCAGAAATTAGCAGAATTACGTTGGGAGCGTTCATCTCATCAGTCATAGGAACCCTTCTGTTTTTTATCTATCCTAGTTCCATCATGATATTTATCAACGTACTACTTACCATTTGGCTGATCAATAAATTCAAGTGGAATGCGCCGCCTATCGTAGGTGTCTCGCTCATTCCATTCTTCTCGCATTCCAGCCATCATTTATACATACCGTTGTCTGTGGCCGCAGGAATGCTTGGTTTAATGCTATTTTTATACGTTGCTGGACGAATCGAACAAAAATGGGCCGATGTTTTTTCTTTTATCGGGGGCAACAAGGCAGCAGCGAAGTCCGAAAAGCTGGATATTGCTGGGTAG
- a CDS encoding LysE family transporter, whose translation MNITSFLLYCIVVTFTPGPTNIVILSTVHHSGTKKAMEYTYGATIAFGLLLVISAMLNTMLITIIPKVIFVMQIIGSLYMFYLAYQIYNMDASKPIVNQSATFLSGFLMQFLNPKVVLFTMTVIPSFIMPRDAAMPVVTISVIAITLIGFLAFITWVLFGTIFREFLQNHRKTVNGMMALFLVYAAIMIWM comes from the coding sequence ATGAATATTACATCTTTTTTACTTTACTGTATTGTTGTTACTTTTACACCAGGCCCCACTAATATCGTTATTTTATCCACCGTGCATCATTCGGGGACAAAAAAGGCAATGGAGTATACGTACGGAGCAACGATTGCTTTTGGTTTGTTGCTTGTTATTTCTGCTATGCTGAATACGATGCTAATCACGATCATTCCTAAAGTGATATTTGTTATGCAGATAATCGGAAGTCTTTATATGTTCTATCTCGCTTATCAAATTTACAATATGGATGCCTCAAAGCCAATCGTAAACCAATCAGCTACTTTTCTGTCAGGCTTCCTTATGCAGTTTTTAAATCCAAAGGTAGTACTATTTACAATGACTGTCATTCCTAGCTTTATTATGCCCCGCGATGCCGCGATGCCTGTGGTTACCATAAGTGTTATCGCGATCACTCTGATTGGATTTTTGGCATTTATTACATGGGTCCTTTTCGGCACTATCTTCAGGGAGTTTTTACAAAATCATAGAAAGACAGTTAATGGAATGATGGCATTATTTCTCGTTTATGCTGCCATCATGATCTGGATGTAG
- a CDS encoding carboxymuconolactone decarboxylase family protein gives MSDDNLYKRSYGARLRELGKLAPEAFRAFMAFNQQAMAEGSLSGKLKELIAVAVAHVTGCPYCIEAHVKAGKKWEVSKEEMMEAVMVATALKAGSAMAHGANALQAYDETGGDDLYTKSAMSEYVAYRRENAEMFRTYSAFSQQAMQPGLLSQKEKECIAVAVAHVTGCPYCIDSHTKAAKKLGVTREELVEAIMVATALKAGSAIAHSVNALNAYDE, from the coding sequence ATGAGCGATGACAATCTGTACAAAAGGTCGTACGGTGCAAGATTGAGAGAGCTGGGAAAGCTGGCTCCGGAAGCCTTCCGGGCGTTTATGGCGTTTAACCAGCAGGCGATGGCGGAAGGATCGCTGTCCGGGAAGCTGAAGGAATTGATCGCGGTGGCGGTCGCGCATGTCACCGGTTGTCCGTACTGCATCGAAGCCCACGTCAAGGCAGGCAAGAAGTGGGAGGTTTCCAAGGAAGAGATGATGGAAGCGGTGATGGTCGCCACCGCACTGAAGGCGGGTTCGGCGATGGCGCATGGAGCGAATGCGCTGCAAGCCTACGACGAAACAGGCGGCGATGATTTGTACACGAAGTCAGCCATGAGCGAGTACGTGGCGTATCGCAGGGAAAACGCCGAGATGTTCCGGACCTACTCGGCATTCAGCCAGCAAGCGATGCAGCCGGGGCTGCTCAGCCAGAAGGAGAAGGAGTGTATCGCGGTCGCGGTGGCGCATGTCACGGGTTGTCCGTATTGCATCGACAGCCATACGAAGGCGGCGAAAAAGCTGGGCGTGACTCGCGAGGAGCTCGTTGAGGCGATCATGGTCGCTACCGCGCTGAAGGCAGGCTCGGCCATCGCCCACAGCGTCAATGCCCTGAACGCGTACGACGAATAG
- a CDS encoding AraC family transcriptional regulator: MEKFIYKKSAGITALSASFIDFTYKKHSHQEYAVGVTLRGIQKYNLDGSLQLSYQNGVMLFNPEQAHDGMAHDETGLDYVMLYIEPQLLLEAAQKKDIVRFTTPIVYDYRLEQRIVSLADAILSDKNEALCTELLLSLTDHLVQTNLSTGDKKDNDLLRKAKEMIHSNLDHVLKLDDICREIQLSKFQFIRFFKAHTGISPYQYYLNCKIERAKRLIEKNRDIYSAVAECGFVDLTHLNKHFKSVYGTTAFEYMSHLN; encoded by the coding sequence ATGGAGAAATTTATCTACAAAAAATCGGCAGGGATTACTGCGTTGTCAGCAAGCTTTATCGATTTTACGTATAAAAAGCACTCTCATCAGGAGTATGCAGTCGGTGTAACATTGCGTGGTATTCAAAAGTATAACTTGGATGGCAGTTTACAATTGTCCTATCAAAATGGCGTTATGCTTTTTAATCCGGAACAAGCACATGACGGAATGGCACATGACGAGACAGGTCTTGATTATGTAATGCTCTATATTGAGCCACAATTGCTTTTAGAAGCTGCCCAGAAAAAGGATATCGTTCGTTTTACTACCCCTATTGTATATGATTATCGACTTGAGCAAAGAATCGTAAGTCTTGCCGATGCGATATTAAGCGATAAAAATGAGGCTTTGTGCACTGAATTACTCCTCTCCCTGACAGATCACCTTGTTCAAACGAATCTTTCTACAGGAGATAAGAAAGATAACGATCTGCTTAGAAAAGCAAAGGAGATGATTCACAGCAACTTGGATCATGTCCTTAAACTTGACGATATATGCAGAGAGATTCAATTGTCGAAGTTTCAGTTTATCAGATTTTTCAAGGCTCATACTGGAATTTCACCATACCAGTATTATCTTAACTGCAAAATAGAACGTGCAAAGCGGTTAATAGAAAAGAATAGAGATATTTATTCAGCAGTAGCCGAATGTGGCTTTGTTGATTTAACCCATTTAAATAAGCACTTCAAAAGCGTATATGGAACAACAGCCTTTGAATATATGTCCCATTTAAATTGA
- a CDS encoding response regulator transcription factor, producing MIRIVIAEDQRMLLGALASLLDLEEDMKVVGRASNGEDAVKLVHQHQPDICIMDIEMPVKSGLEAAEELKGSGCKVMILTTFARPGYFERALKAGANAYLLKDSPSEELASSIRSVMAGRRIYAPELVDEAYGQENPLTEREKEVLELIADGKNTKEIASQLFLTTGTVRNYISVILDKLGVSNRIEAITHFKEKGWFK from the coding sequence ATGATTCGCATCGTCATCGCCGAGGACCAGCGCATGCTGCTGGGGGCTTTGGCTTCCCTGCTCGATTTGGAAGAGGATATGAAGGTCGTCGGACGGGCGAGCAACGGGGAGGATGCTGTCAAACTCGTGCATCAGCACCAGCCGGACATTTGCATCATGGACATCGAGATGCCGGTCAAAAGCGGTCTCGAAGCCGCCGAAGAACTAAAGGGAAGCGGCTGCAAAGTGATGATCCTCACGACGTTTGCCCGCCCCGGCTACTTCGAACGCGCGCTAAAGGCCGGAGCCAACGCATACCTGCTCAAGGACAGTCCGAGCGAGGAGCTCGCCAGCTCGATCCGCAGCGTCATGGCAGGGCGCCGCATCTACGCTCCTGAGCTGGTGGACGAGGCGTATGGACAGGAAAATCCGTTGACTGAGCGGGAAAAGGAAGTGCTGGAGCTGATCGCCGACGGAAAAAATACCAAGGAAATTGCCAGCCAGCTCTTTCTTACCACGGGTACCGTCCGCAACTACATCTCCGTGATTCTCGACAAGCTGGGAGTCAGCAACCGCATTGAGGCGATCACGCATTTCAAGGAAAAGGGATGGTTTAAATGA
- a CDS encoding VOC family protein, whose protein sequence is MAKKRIDHVGMVVKDFERAIEFYQTVVGFTLKGKITHTNGTFQLAFLGFGDSDETELEIIHGYNDELPSEGKVHHFAVNVDNLEEEYERVSKLGARFVDPEIVTLPNGYRYFFIYGPEGEWVEFFHRP, encoded by the coding sequence ATGGCAAAAAAGCGCATTGACCACGTCGGCATGGTCGTCAAAGATTTTGAGCGGGCGATCGAGTTCTACCAAACAGTCGTCGGCTTCACCCTGAAAGGCAAGATCACGCATACCAACGGAACCTTCCAGCTGGCGTTCCTCGGCTTCGGAGACTCGGACGAGACCGAGCTGGAAATCATTCACGGCTACAACGACGAGCTTCCTTCCGAAGGGAAAGTCCATCACTTCGCCGTGAACGTGGACAACCTCGAAGAAGAGTACGAGCGCGTAAGCAAGCTCGGCGCCCGCTTCGTCGATCCGGAAATCGTCACCTTGCCGAATGGCTATCGCTACTTCTTCATCTACGGACCCGAAGGCGAGTGGGTCGAGTTTTTCCACAGACCTTAA
- a CDS encoding sensor histidine kinase, producing the protein MQKWYQILHKNTGLSPYVWVVFYILPFYFIFRSSSTMEVAIGIVMILMFFVCYVLAFLSKGWLVYFWTGLQIVISITMTLLFGYVYFSLFLAFFIGHIQNKIGFFTLYTIHLISTVVTVNVGLITRNPEVVGQLPFVLVSLIAVILLPVTTYNWNKREKLQGQLEDANKRISELVKLEERQRIARDLHDTLGQKLSLIGLKSDLSSKLISKDPIRAKQELEEIRQTARIALKEVREMVTQMRGTRLEDELLRIRQITKAAEIDFVLEGDPVLQDTSLMAENVLSMCLKEAVTNVVKHSSAKTCSVVIEPARTDLVLKVRDDGIGMAAECAYIRGNGLRGMKERLEFVNGSMDIESGQSGTTVIIKVPNVFKQTEKEAGL; encoded by the coding sequence ATGCAAAAGTGGTATCAAATTCTCCATAAAAACACAGGACTCAGCCCGTACGTCTGGGTGGTCTTTTACATTCTTCCGTTTTACTTCATCTTCCGGTCCTCCTCCACCATGGAGGTGGCGATCGGGATCGTCATGATCTTGATGTTTTTCGTCTGTTACGTGCTTGCCTTTCTCTCCAAAGGCTGGCTTGTCTACTTTTGGACCGGCTTGCAGATCGTGATCTCGATCACCATGACCCTCTTGTTCGGCTACGTGTACTTCTCGCTGTTTCTGGCGTTTTTTATTGGGCACATCCAAAACAAGATCGGATTCTTTACCTTGTACACGATTCATCTGATCAGCACGGTGGTGACAGTCAATGTCGGCCTGATCACAAGAAATCCCGAGGTTGTGGGCCAGCTGCCGTTTGTGCTCGTCAGTCTCATCGCTGTCATTCTCCTGCCTGTCACGACGTACAACTGGAACAAGCGGGAAAAGCTGCAGGGTCAGCTCGAGGATGCCAACAAACGGATTTCCGAGCTGGTGAAGCTGGAGGAGCGGCAGCGCATCGCCCGCGATTTGCACGATACGCTCGGGCAAAAGCTGTCGCTCATCGGGCTCAAAAGCGACCTGTCGTCCAAGCTGATCAGCAAAGATCCCATCCGGGCCAAGCAGGAGCTGGAGGAAATTCGCCAGACCGCCCGGATTGCTCTCAAGGAAGTGCGGGAAATGGTCACGCAGATGCGCGGCACACGGCTGGAGGATGAGCTGCTGCGAATCCGGCAGATCACGAAAGCGGCGGAGATCGACTTCGTTCTCGAGGGAGATCCGGTTCTGCAAGACACTTCGCTGATGGCGGAAAACGTCCTCAGCATGTGCCTGAAGGAAGCCGTCACGAATGTCGTGAAGCACAGCAGCGCGAAGACGTGCTCTGTCGTCATCGAGCCGGCGCGCACCGATCTGGTGCTGAAGGTCAGAGACGACGGGATCGGCATGGCTGCGGAATGCGCGTACATCCGAGGCAACGGACTGCGGGGCATGAAAGAACGGCTCGAATTCGTAAACGGCAGCATGGACATCGAATCAGGCCAGAGCGGAACGACTGTCATCATCAAAGTGCCAAATGTCTTCAAACAAACAGAAAAGGAGGCGGGGCTATGA
- a CDS encoding fatty acid desaturase, with product MSRHTIAQLKKEVAPFEKTDTKASIRQLINTLGPLLLLWYAAYLCLSVSYWLTLPLTIVAAGFTVRTFILFHDCCHQSFFNSRLANDILGNITGVLTLCPYEQWKNSHAIHHATSSNLDKRGVGDIWMMTVQEYLEAPLWQRIAYRIYRHPLSLFILGPTYVFVLQYRFNRKGAKRKERLNTYLTNVLIVGLYALLIEAVGWQAFLLVQGPIFFVSGLLGVWLFYVQHTFEDSYFEEESEWSYVKAAVEGSSYYQLPKVLQWITGNIGFHHVHHLSPKVPNYYLEEAHNTAKPLQKATTITLATSLRSLRFRLWDEANKRFVGFQEIRRPASVAEALNESLPLTRTSLEGK from the coding sequence ATGTCCCGACACACCATAGCCCAACTGAAAAAAGAGGTCGCTCCTTTTGAAAAAACGGATACGAAAGCGAGTATCCGCCAGCTGATCAATACGCTTGGCCCGCTCCTGCTGCTGTGGTATGCCGCCTATTTGTGTCTGTCCGTCTCATACTGGCTCACCCTTCCCTTGACGATTGTCGCTGCGGGATTTACCGTTCGCACCTTTATCCTGTTTCACGACTGCTGCCATCAGTCGTTTTTCAACAGCCGGCTGGCCAATGACATCCTCGGCAACATCACCGGCGTCCTGACCTTGTGCCCGTATGAACAGTGGAAAAACAGCCATGCGATCCATCACGCCACGAGCAGCAACCTCGACAAGCGCGGAGTGGGCGACATCTGGATGATGACCGTCCAGGAATATCTGGAAGCGCCGCTGTGGCAGCGCATCGCGTACCGGATCTACCGCCATCCGCTCTCCCTGTTCATCTTGGGCCCTACGTACGTGTTTGTCCTGCAGTACCGGTTCAACCGCAAAGGAGCGAAACGCAAGGAACGTCTGAACACCTATTTGACGAATGTCCTGATCGTCGGCCTGTATGCGCTCCTGATCGAAGCGGTTGGCTGGCAAGCGTTTTTGCTGGTGCAAGGACCGATCTTTTTCGTATCCGGTCTGCTCGGCGTCTGGCTGTTTTACGTCCAGCACACGTTTGAAGACTCCTACTTTGAAGAGGAATCCGAGTGGAGCTACGTGAAAGCGGCAGTCGAAGGCAGCTCCTACTACCAGCTGCCGAAAGTGCTGCAGTGGATCACGGGAAACATCGGCTTTCATCACGTGCATCACTTGAGTCCGAAAGTCCCCAACTACTATCTGGAGGAGGCCCACAACACGGCGAAGCCGCTTCAAAAGGCGACGACGATCACGCTGGCGACCAGCCTGAGATCGCTGCGCTTCCGCCTGTGGGACGAAGCGAACAAAAGATTCGTCGGATTTCAAGAGATTCGCCGCCCCGCCTCAGTAGCGGAAGCACTGAACGAGTCTCTGCCGCTGACAAGAACGAGCTTGGAAGGAAAATAA
- a CDS encoding amidohydrolase, whose protein sequence is MAALAQGPAQTAQAPADGTGGAEAVQPADQVLTNGIVYTVDRNRNFAEAVAIRGDKIVYVGSDEDARKYVGKNTKVTDLQGKMVLPGFIDSHTHASKTTGLIYSIDLFDGGSMEEYVAIIKEFVKAHPQEPSLQGRGWSNPVAPGIGPRKEVLDEIDAKTPIALTSDDGHSLWVNSAALALAGITKETPNPEGGIIERDPKTGEPSGTLREKAMDLVLKKIGGYTVQQYKSGIEEYQRRAVERGVTTVRDPDMLRYPNVLEAYEELAKENKLTIRFRNAVTANPDKGPEQIAEFVKIRERDQYPLFQVNAVKIFMDGVVEGATAYLEKPYEHKETNGELIWDVDNYNKTAAAADKAGFQLHVHSIGDASTRIALDGMEYAQKQNGAHDARHSLVHLQLVNPQDIERFQKLGAVGIVQPFWFMQEDGYYDEIEVPYLGEERAKKEYPMKSFLNKGIHIASSSDYIVTPEFNPLHGIQQGITRIAEGETDPGKIANPDERATLPDMIASFTIDGAYANHVEDITGSLEPGKKADLVVLEQNLFAIPAAKIKDVKVLLTMVEGKEVYHSQKETKK, encoded by the coding sequence ATGGCAGCATTGGCCCAAGGGCCTGCGCAAACCGCCCAGGCTCCCGCGGATGGGACCGGAGGCGCGGAAGCCGTACAACCGGCGGACCAGGTCTTGACGAATGGCATCGTCTACACGGTGGACCGCAACCGCAACTTCGCCGAGGCTGTAGCGATTCGCGGCGACAAGATCGTCTACGTCGGCAGCGACGAGGATGCGAGAAAGTACGTCGGAAAGAATACCAAGGTCACCGACTTGCAGGGCAAGATGGTGCTCCCGGGCTTCATCGACAGCCACACCCATGCGAGCAAGACGACCGGGCTGATCTACTCGATCGACTTGTTCGACGGCGGTTCCATGGAGGAGTACGTCGCAATCATCAAGGAATTTGTCAAAGCCCATCCGCAGGAGCCATCGCTGCAAGGGCGGGGCTGGAGCAATCCGGTAGCGCCGGGGATCGGGCCGCGCAAGGAAGTGCTCGATGAGATCGACGCGAAGACGCCGATTGCCTTGACGTCCGATGACGGGCACTCCCTTTGGGTGAACTCGGCAGCCCTCGCGCTGGCTGGGATCACCAAAGAAACCCCGAATCCGGAGGGCGGCATCATCGAGCGCGATCCGAAAACGGGCGAGCCGTCCGGGACGCTGCGGGAAAAGGCGATGGACCTCGTCCTGAAAAAAATCGGGGGCTATACGGTTCAGCAGTACAAATCCGGAATCGAAGAGTACCAGCGCAGGGCGGTGGAACGCGGCGTCACGACGGTGCGCGATCCGGACATGCTGCGCTATCCGAACGTGCTGGAGGCGTACGAAGAGCTGGCCAAGGAAAACAAGCTCACCATCCGCTTCCGCAACGCCGTGACGGCCAATCCGGACAAAGGACCGGAGCAGATCGCCGAGTTCGTGAAAATCAGGGAGCGGGATCAGTACCCGCTGTTCCAGGTAAACGCCGTGAAAATTTTCATGGACGGCGTGGTCGAGGGAGCGACCGCCTATCTGGAAAAGCCGTATGAGCACAAGGAAACAAACGGGGAATTGATCTGGGACGTGGACAACTACAACAAGACGGCGGCTGCGGCTGACAAAGCCGGCTTCCAGCTGCACGTCCATTCCATCGGGGACGCTTCCACCCGCATCGCGCTGGACGGCATGGAATACGCACAAAAGCAAAACGGTGCGCACGACGCCCGCCACTCGCTCGTCCATTTGCAGCTCGTCAATCCGCAGGACATCGAGCGCTTCCAAAAACTCGGAGCGGTCGGCATCGTCCAGCCGTTCTGGTTCATGCAGGAGGACGGTTACTACGACGAAATCGAGGTGCCGTATCTGGGTGAGGAACGGGCCAAGAAAGAGTACCCGATGAAGAGCTTTTTGAACAAAGGAATTCACATCGCCTCCTCCAGCGATTACATCGTGACGCCGGAGTTCAATCCGCTGCACGGGATTCAGCAAGGGATCACGCGGATTGCGGAAGGCGAGACCGACCCGGGGAAAATCGCAAATCCGGATGAACGGGCGACGCTGCCGGACATGATCGCCAGCTTCACCATTGACGGAGCGTACGCCAACCACGTAGAGGACATCACGGGATCGCTAGAGCCAGGAAAAAAAGCGGACTTGGTCGTGCTGGAACAAAACCTGTTCGCGATCCCTGCGGCGAAAATCAAAGATGTGAAGGTGCTCCTCACGATGGTGGAAGGAAAAGAAGTCTACCATTCCCAGAAGGAAACCAAAAAATAA
- a CDS encoding MalY/PatB family protein produces MQYNFDKVIDRFHTASVKWDEQEKLFGQKDLLPLWVADMDFQLPAPVLEAMRARVDHGIFGYTERPESYYEAVIGWMQRRHGWQIQKEWICYCPGVVPALSYLVQSFTKPGEKVMIQPPVYPPFSGVVTANGREVVENPLKYEDGRLTMDFDDMRSKMDPDVKLFILCNPHNPGGRVWTREELTELGNICMENNVMVISDEIHGDLVLKGHTHIPFASISEEFAQHSIVCTAPSKTFNMAGLQTSNIIIANEEWRNAFQHTLNILSLRLTNTFGVVATESAYRYGDEWLDQLLEYLQGNLAFLTSFIESRIPKIKVVQPEATYLVWLDCRELGMDEKSLQRFLLTQAKVAVNQGYTFGQGGEQFIRLNIACPRSILEEGLKRIEQAVNSLQSVAN; encoded by the coding sequence ATGCAGTACAATTTTGACAAAGTGATCGATCGTTTCCATACAGCTTCTGTGAAATGGGACGAGCAGGAGAAGCTGTTCGGCCAAAAGGACCTGCTCCCGCTGTGGGTGGCTGATATGGATTTTCAGCTGCCTGCGCCTGTCCTGGAAGCGATGAGGGCGCGAGTCGACCACGGCATTTTCGGGTATACCGAGCGTCCCGAATCCTATTACGAGGCAGTCATCGGCTGGATGCAGAGACGGCATGGATGGCAGATCCAAAAGGAGTGGATTTGTTACTGTCCCGGCGTCGTTCCGGCCTTGAGCTACCTCGTGCAATCCTTTACCAAGCCGGGGGAGAAAGTCATGATCCAGCCGCCCGTCTACCCTCCGTTCTCGGGCGTCGTCACCGCCAATGGACGGGAAGTCGTGGAAAATCCGCTGAAATACGAGGATGGGCGCCTCACGATGGATTTCGATGACATGCGAAGCAAAATGGACCCGGACGTCAAGCTGTTCATCCTGTGCAATCCACACAATCCGGGAGGCAGAGTCTGGACGCGGGAAGAGCTGACCGAGCTGGGGAACATTTGCATGGAGAACAACGTCATGGTCATTTCCGACGAAATCCACGGGGACCTCGTGCTGAAAGGGCACACCCACATCCCGTTTGCCTCCATTTCGGAGGAGTTCGCCCAGCACAGCATCGTCTGTACGGCTCCCAGCAAGACCTTCAACATGGCTGGCCTGCAGACGTCCAACATCATCATCGCAAACGAAGAGTGGCGAAACGCTTTCCAGCATACCTTAAACATCCTCTCCCTGCGGCTGACGAACACCTTTGGCGTAGTGGCAACGGAAAGCGCCTACCGGTACGGCGACGAGTGGCTGGACCAGCTGCTGGAATACCTCCAGGGGAATCTGGCGTTTCTCACTTCGTTCATCGAGAGCCGCATTCCCAAGATCAAGGTAGTGCAGCCGGAGGCTACCTACCTCGTCTGGCTGGATTGCCGGGAGCTGGGCATGGATGAGAAAAGCCTGCAGCGCTTTCTATTGACCCAGGCAAAGGTGGCGGTGAATCAGGGCTATACATTCGGGCAGGGGGGAGAGCAGTTCATCCGCTTGAACATCGCCTGTCCGCGCTCCATTTTGGAAGAAGGTCTGAAGCGGATCGAGCAAGCCGTAAACAGCCTGCAAAGCGTGGCCAATTAA
- a CDS encoding DUF2000 domain-containing protein produces the protein MDFDTKLAVILKEDLFPWQKLNVTAFLMSGIGGTQPIIGEPYVDGDGVSYLPMSQQPIMIYSANGDELKEILQKALRKDVAMTIYTDEIFKTYHDEDNRAKVAEYKTNDLNLVGIGMFGKKNHVSRLTKGLRLHE, from the coding sequence ATGGATTTTGATACGAAGCTTGCAGTTATCCTCAAAGAGGACCTTTTCCCATGGCAAAAACTAAATGTTACGGCATTTTTAATGAGTGGAATCGGCGGCACACAGCCTATTATCGGTGAGCCTTATGTTGATGGCGATGGAGTCTCTTATTTGCCGATGTCACAGCAACCAATCATGATTTATTCCGCGAATGGGGACGAGTTGAAAGAGATCCTGCAAAAGGCTCTTCGTAAAGACGTTGCGATGACGATCTATACCGATGAAATCTTCAAGACATATCATGATGAGGACAATCGTGCAAAAGTTGCGGAGTATAAAACGAACGACTTAAACCTTGTTGGTATTGGCATGTTCGGCAAGAAAAATCATGTCAGCAGACTGACAAAAGGACTTCGTCTACATGAGTAG
- a CDS encoding MFS transporter, whose amino-acid sequence MRPNHRPVPSALPHPTVLLVMIFSLAVLVAAVTVDMVNPVLHLIGEQWGATKAQVSWVVSGVALVLAIGVPLYGRMSDFFELKKLFAFAVSILSVGSLICALAPNLLSLVVGRMIQGAGMSAIPVLSVVAISKVFPPGKRGGALGIIAGCIGVGTAGGPIFGGVVGQLFGWPYLFWITFILSMVVAVCALSLLPTFLPVRETKKPRQFDLIGGALFGLAAGLLLLGVTQGESVGFASFPSLGSLAGSLLSLSGFIWRIVTAENPFVPPVMFQNRHYVSSLIVAVFSMFAYFSVLVFVPLLVVEVNGLSPVQAGIVLLPGGAAVALLSPFVGRISDRLGTKRLILAGVAVMGASTLYLSTFASGASPVWVSVGVWGAGIAFALTNSPVNNAAVSALAKDQVGIRMGIFQGALYLGAGVGAGMIGALLSARREASRPLNPLYMLDAVSYSDAFLAAAFAVVIAFAAAFWLRKDR is encoded by the coding sequence ATGAGACCGAATCATAGACCCGTACCTTCCGCCTTGCCGCACCCCACAGTGCTCTTGGTGATGATCTTCTCTCTCGCGGTCCTTGTAGCTGCTGTCACCGTCGATATGGTGAATCCCGTTCTCCACCTGATCGGCGAACAATGGGGAGCCACCAAAGCGCAAGTAAGCTGGGTGGTAAGCGGAGTAGCGCTTGTTTTGGCGATTGGCGTTCCTCTGTATGGACGCATGTCGGATTTCTTTGAATTGAAAAAGCTGTTTGCTTTCGCAGTCTCCATCCTGTCTGTCGGAAGCCTGATATGTGCTCTGGCCCCCAATCTTCTTAGCCTGGTTGTGGGACGGATGATTCAAGGTGCCGGGATGTCGGCCATACCCGTTCTTTCGGTCGTCGCCATTTCAAAGGTATTTCCGCCGGGAAAACGGGGCGGGGCTCTTGGTATCATCGCCGGATGCATAGGAGTCGGAACAGCGGGAGGTCCGATATTTGGCGGAGTGGTTGGACAGTTGTTCGGCTGGCCGTATCTGTTTTGGATTACCTTTATACTGTCGATGGTCGTTGCCGTTTGCGCGCTCAGCCTGCTGCCGACATTCCTTCCTGTGCGGGAGACCAAAAAGCCGCGACAATTTGATCTCATCGGGGGAGCGCTGTTCGGCCTTGCAGCAGGGCTGCTACTGTTGGGGGTGACACAAGGAGAGTCGGTCGGCTTTGCCTCCTTCCCTTCGCTCGGCAGTCTTGCCGGCTCCCTGCTCTCTTTGAGCGGATTCATCTGGCGCATCGTCACTGCCGAGAATCCCTTTGTTCCTCCCGTTATGTTTCAAAACAGGCATTACGTGAGCTCCTTGATCGTGGCCGTTTTTTCGATGTTCGCGTATTTTTCCGTGCTTGTTTTCGTGCCTTTGCTCGTCGTGGAAGTAAACGGACTTTCACCCGTGCAGGCCGGGATCGTTTTATTGCCGGGCGGCGCGGCCGTAGCGCTCCTATCCCCGTTTGTTGGCCGCATTTCCGATCGATTGGGGACGAAACGGCTGATTCTAGCAGGAGTGGCCGTGATGGGAGCTTCGACGCTATACTTGTCGACCTTCGCCTCAGGAGCTTCTCCCGTATGGGTTTCTGTGGGCGTATGGGGGGCGGGGATCGCCTTTGCGCTGACGAATTCCCCTGTCAACAACGCGGCGGTTAGTGCGCTCGCAAAAGACCAAGTCGGTATCAGGATGGGCATATTCCAGGGGGCGCTGTACCTGGGAGCCGGTGTGGGGGCAGGAATGATCGGGGCGCTGTTATCCGCTCGCCGGGAAGCTTCCCGTCCTTTGAATCCCCTGTACATGCTGGATGCCGTTTCCTATTCGGATGCCTTTCTGGCGGCGGCCTTCGCCGTCGTGATTGCCTTCGCAGCGGCATTCTGGCTGAGGAAAGACCGCTAG